One Streptomyces coeruleorubidus DNA segment encodes these proteins:
- a CDS encoding amidinotransferase: protein MGRPRTSAVTGEAVERLVSPVNSHTEWDPLEEIIVGRLEGATIPSDHPVVSCNVPPWAGRLQGLAAGLRYPRMLVEQARQEIDGFVALLESLGVTVRRPDAVDHRRRFGTPDWSSRGFCNTCPRDSMLVIGDEIIETPMAWPCRYFETHSYRPLLKDYFRRGARWTSAPKPQLTDDLFDPDFRVPKDGEPMRYILTEFEPVFDAADFVRAGRDLFVTRSNVTNRMGIEWLRRHLGPEYRIHEIESRCRTPMHIDTTFVLLAPGKVLVNPEYIDVDRLPGILSSWDVLVAPEPDPIDEALLKVTSMCGKWLSMNVLMVDERRVIAERHHTGMLRALEKWGFEPIPCDLLHYAPFGGSFHCATLDVRRRGSLQSYFD from the coding sequence ATGGGGAGGCCCAGGACATCGGCCGTGACCGGCGAGGCCGTGGAGCGCCTCGTCTCGCCGGTCAACTCACACACCGAGTGGGATCCGCTGGAGGAGATCATCGTCGGGCGTCTCGAGGGCGCGACGATCCCCTCGGACCACCCGGTGGTGAGCTGCAACGTGCCGCCCTGGGCCGGGCGGTTGCAGGGCCTCGCCGCCGGCTTGCGGTATCCGCGCATGCTCGTCGAGCAGGCCCGGCAGGAGATCGACGGGTTCGTCGCTCTGCTGGAGTCCCTCGGGGTCACGGTCAGGCGGCCGGACGCGGTCGACCACCGGCGCCGCTTCGGAACCCCGGACTGGTCCTCGCGGGGCTTCTGCAACACCTGTCCGCGGGACAGCATGCTCGTGATCGGCGACGAGATCATCGAAACCCCGATGGCCTGGCCGTGCCGGTACTTCGAGACCCACTCCTACCGCCCGCTCCTCAAGGACTACTTCCGGCGCGGCGCGCGCTGGACGTCGGCACCCAAGCCGCAGCTCACGGACGACCTGTTCGATCCGGACTTCCGGGTCCCGAAGGACGGTGAGCCGATGCGGTACATCCTCACCGAGTTCGAGCCCGTCTTCGACGCGGCGGACTTCGTCCGGGCCGGACGGGACCTGTTCGTCACGCGCAGCAACGTCACCAACCGGATGGGCATCGAGTGGCTGCGCCGCCATCTCGGGCCGGAGTACCGCATCCACGAGATCGAGAGCCGCTGCCGCACACCCATGCACATCGACACGACGTTCGTGCTGCTCGCGCCCGGAAAGGTGCTGGTCAACCCCGAGTACATCGACGTCGACCGGCTGCCCGGCATCCTGAGCTCCTGGGACGTCCTGGTCGCCCCCGAGCCCGACCCGATCGACGAGGCGCTGCTCAAGGTCACGTCGATGTGCGGCAAGTGGCTCAGCATGAACGTCCTCATGGTCGACGAACGGCGGGTGATCGCGGAGCGGCACCACACCGGCATGCTGCGCGCCCTGGAGAAGTGGGGCTTCGAGCCCATCCCGTGCGACCTGCTGCACTACGCGCCGTTCGGCGGCTCGTTCCACTGCGCGACGCTCGACGTCCGGCGCCGCGGCTCGCTCCAGTCCTACTTCGACTGA
- a CDS encoding zinc-dependent alcohol dehydrogenase, with protein MPQQIRRVLVRSIDDITVEHIPAPTADEGELLVRTAVVGVCGSDTHAALGHHPFMPLPYHPGHEAVGVVAATGPGVDGFVPGDRVIVEPNLFCGQCPQCRSGRYNICQELKVFGCQTPGAMTDLFTIPADRVHRVPDGMTDVEAALVEPLATPVHAVAKAGDLTGRTVVVLGAGPIGLLVLAAARHAGAAAIAVTDLLPGKRDRALRLGADAALPADAADLTEQVGQALGGPADVVFDCVAREQSMAQATDLVTKGGRIIVVGVGAAGTTPVRLDLIQDREISLEGTLMYTADDYRTAISLIASGAVDTDEIVTATFPLEEAAKAFAASLAPEHVKVLVTVEASW; from the coding sequence ATGCCGCAGCAGATCCGCCGTGTCCTGGTCCGGTCGATCGACGACATCACCGTCGAGCACATCCCCGCGCCGACCGCCGACGAGGGCGAACTCCTCGTCCGCACCGCCGTGGTGGGCGTCTGCGGCTCCGACACCCACGCGGCCCTGGGCCACCATCCGTTCATGCCGCTGCCCTACCACCCCGGACACGAGGCGGTCGGTGTCGTCGCGGCCACGGGCCCGGGCGTCGACGGATTCGTCCCGGGCGACCGGGTGATCGTCGAGCCGAACCTCTTCTGCGGGCAGTGCCCCCAGTGCCGTAGTGGCCGCTACAACATCTGCCAGGAGCTGAAGGTCTTCGGCTGCCAGACACCCGGCGCCATGACCGACCTGTTCACCATCCCCGCCGACCGCGTGCACCGGGTCCCCGACGGCATGACCGACGTCGAGGCCGCCCTCGTCGAACCGCTGGCCACGCCGGTGCACGCCGTGGCCAAGGCCGGTGACCTCACGGGACGTACGGTCGTCGTCCTCGGTGCCGGGCCCATCGGTCTGCTCGTCCTCGCCGCCGCCCGGCACGCGGGCGCCGCCGCGATCGCCGTCACCGATCTGCTGCCGGGCAAGCGGGACCGCGCCCTGCGCCTGGGCGCCGACGCGGCCCTGCCCGCCGACGCCGCCGACCTCACCGAGCAGGTCGGTCAGGCCCTCGGCGGACCGGCCGACGTGGTCTTCGACTGCGTGGCCCGCGAGCAGTCCATGGCCCAGGCCACCGACCTGGTCACCAAGGGCGGCCGGATCATCGTCGTCGGTGTCGGCGCCGCCGGAACCACCCCCGTACGCCTCGACCTGATCCAGGACCGCGAGATCAGTCTCGAGGGCACGCTGATGTACACGGCCGACGACTACCGCACCGCCATCAGCCTGATCGCCTCGGGCGCCGTCGACACCGACGAGATCGTCACCGCCACGTTCCCCCTGGAGGAGGCGGCCAAGGCCTTCGCCGCCTCGCTCGCCCCGGAACACGTC
- a CDS encoding ABC transporter ATP-binding protein — protein sequence METPESRRAQPGKRSVLLALRYYGRELARLRRLTAPAMLLMALGNIGINYIAPLIVAKLVGDIADDKDVTVDSTLPYVLGFAGVLLLAEALWRIAMHCLNRLDALGIEHLYVIGMDELFAKDAAFFHDNFAGSLTKRVLSFASRFEQFVDTLAFQIVGSFVPLAFGAVVLWRYEPLLVVGLLVMIALTGVLVVPLIRRRQALVDLREEAIARVSGHVADSLMNMDTVRAFAAEEREAAEHRSRVATSRRLTLRSWDYGNLRIDTLVAPLSVLTNAVGLLLAVTLAGGGHGVEAIVVAFTYYSNATRIMFEFNQIYRRLESSMTEAAQFTELLLTPPTVLDPPSPEPLRPRAADIRFEKVTFAHRGGKPLFEGLDLYVPSGARIGLVGRSGGGKTSLTRLLLRMTDIDGGRILVGGQDISRLRQADLRSQIAYVPQDPAMFHRTLRDNIAFARPDATEAEIRRAAEAAHVSEFADALPDGFDTMVGERGIKLSGGQRQRVALARAILRDAPILLLDEATSALDSESELLVQEALWRLMDGRTALVVAHRLSTVAGMDQLVVLDRGRIVEQGTHQELLAFDGAYAKLWQHQSGGFLDDTAGWADVL from the coding sequence ATGGAAACGCCTGAATCGCGCAGGGCTCAGCCGGGCAAACGCTCGGTACTTCTCGCACTTCGTTACTACGGACGGGAGTTGGCCCGGCTCCGCCGGCTGACGGCACCCGCGATGCTGCTCATGGCGCTGGGCAACATCGGAATCAACTACATCGCGCCGCTGATCGTCGCCAAGCTCGTCGGCGACATCGCCGACGACAAGGACGTCACGGTCGACTCGACACTGCCGTACGTCCTCGGCTTCGCAGGCGTGCTGCTGCTCGCGGAGGCACTGTGGCGCATCGCAATGCACTGCCTCAACCGCCTCGACGCCCTCGGCATCGAGCACCTGTACGTGATCGGGATGGACGAGCTGTTCGCCAAGGACGCCGCGTTCTTCCACGACAACTTCGCCGGTTCGCTGACCAAGCGCGTCCTGAGCTTCGCCTCGCGTTTCGAGCAGTTCGTGGACACACTGGCGTTCCAGATCGTGGGCAGCTTCGTACCGCTGGCGTTCGGGGCGGTGGTGCTGTGGCGCTACGAACCCCTGCTCGTGGTCGGACTGCTGGTGATGATCGCGCTGACCGGGGTGTTGGTCGTGCCTCTCATCCGGCGCCGTCAGGCGCTGGTCGACCTGCGTGAGGAGGCGATCGCCCGGGTTTCGGGCCATGTCGCCGACAGCCTGATGAACATGGACACGGTGCGGGCGTTCGCCGCGGAGGAGCGCGAGGCCGCCGAGCACCGCTCCCGGGTCGCCACGTCGCGCCGGCTCACGCTGCGGTCGTGGGACTACGGCAACCTCCGCATCGACACGCTGGTCGCGCCGCTGTCGGTGCTGACCAACGCGGTGGGCCTGCTGCTCGCGGTCACGCTCGCCGGGGGCGGGCACGGCGTGGAGGCGATCGTGGTCGCCTTCACCTACTACAGCAACGCGACACGGATCATGTTCGAGTTCAACCAGATCTACCGCCGGCTGGAGAGCTCGATGACGGAGGCCGCGCAGTTCACCGAGCTGCTCCTGACACCTCCTACCGTGCTCGACCCGCCGTCGCCGGAGCCGCTGCGGCCCCGGGCCGCCGACATCCGCTTCGAGAAGGTGACCTTCGCGCACCGGGGCGGCAAGCCGCTGTTCGAGGGTCTGGACCTGTACGTGCCGAGCGGGGCGCGGATCGGCCTGGTCGGCCGATCCGGCGGCGGCAAGACCTCCCTCACCCGGCTGCTGTTACGGATGACGGACATCGACGGCGGCCGCATCCTCGTCGGGGGTCAGGACATCAGCCGGCTGCGCCAGGCCGACCTGCGCAGCCAGATCGCCTACGTGCCGCAGGACCCGGCGATGTTCCACCGCACCCTGCGGGACAACATCGCGTTCGCCCGGCCGGACGCCACCGAGGCCGAGATCCGCCGGGCGGCCGAGGCGGCCCATGTCTCGGAGTTCGCCGACGCGCTGCCGGACGGCTTCGACACCATGGTGGGCGAGCGCGGCATCAAACTGTCCGGCGGTCAGCGCCAGCGCGTCGCCCTCGCCCGGGCGATCCTGCGCGACGCGCCGATCCTGCTGCTCGACGAGGCGACCAGCGCCCTGGACTCGGAGAGCGAACTCCTCGTGCAGGAGGCGCTGTGGCGGCTCATGGACGGGCGGACCGCACTGGTGGTGGCGCACCGGCTGAGCACGGTCGCCGGCATGGACCAGCTCGTCGTCCTCGACCGTGGACGGATCGTCGAGCAGGGCACGCACCAGGAGTTGCTCGCGTTCGACGGCGCCTACGCGAAGCTGTGGCAGCACCAGTCGGGCGGCTTCCTCGACGACACCGCGGGGTGGGCCGACGTGCTCTGA
- a CDS encoding maleylpyruvate isomerase N-terminal domain-containing protein, whose protein sequence is MDLFARSWTALRAAVADLSDEDFTRPSGCTGWLVRDLVCHLVIDAQDVLITLATPADREPTRDALTYWEISDAPPTGDDPLDALTVRLAAAYEDAHLLKFHLDDVGSAAGRAAELADPSLRVGTRDEVLTVGDYLSTYVMEWTLHHLDLIAHLKDAAQPPAEGLARSREMLERIAGSAFPPSFSDQDALLVGTGRRAPTDVEQAGLGELASKLPLYLG, encoded by the coding sequence GTGGATCTCTTCGCACGCTCCTGGACGGCGTTGCGCGCCGCGGTCGCCGACCTGTCCGACGAGGACTTCACCCGGCCGTCCGGCTGTACCGGCTGGCTGGTGCGGGACCTGGTGTGCCATCTGGTCATCGACGCGCAGGACGTCCTGATCACCCTCGCCACCCCCGCCGACAGGGAACCGACCCGGGACGCGCTGACCTACTGGGAGATCTCCGACGCGCCGCCGACCGGGGACGACCCGCTCGACGCGCTGACCGTCCGGCTGGCCGCCGCGTACGAGGACGCGCACCTGCTCAAGTTCCACCTGGACGATGTCGGCTCCGCCGCCGGCCGTGCCGCGGAGCTCGCCGACCCGTCCCTCAGGGTCGGCACCCGCGACGAGGTTCTCACCGTGGGCGACTACCTCTCCACGTACGTCATGGAGTGGACGCTGCACCATCTCGACCTGATCGCCCATCTCAAGGACGCCGCGCAGCCGCCCGCGGAGGGGCTCGCCCGGTCCCGCGAGATGCTGGAGCGGATCGCCGGGAGCGCGTTCCCTCCGTCGTTCTCCGACCAGGACGCGCTGCTGGTGGGCACGGGGCGGCGGGCGCCGACCGACGTGGAGCAGGCCGGACTCGGCGAACTGGCCTCGAAGCTCCCGCTCTACCTGGGCTGA
- a CDS encoding carbohydrate ABC transporter permease, giving the protein MTARLTPLWTFVAWLATLAFFAPVAWMVLTSFHQEADAATNPPSPFAPFTFAQYETLFSRDITPFLLNSAMASVISTLLVLALAVPTAYALSIKPVEKWTDVMFFFLSTKFLPAIAALLPVYLIVKDIGMLDNVWTLIVLYTAMNLPIAVWMMRSFLAEVPKEILEAAEVDGANLLTVLWRVVAPVAMPGLAATSLICFIFSWNEFMFAVNLTATQASTAPVFLVGFITNEGLFLARLCAAATLVSLPVLIAGFAAQDKLVRGLSLGAVK; this is encoded by the coding sequence ATGACCGCACGGCTCACTCCGCTGTGGACCTTCGTCGCCTGGCTGGCCACCCTGGCGTTCTTCGCGCCGGTGGCGTGGATGGTGCTCACCTCCTTCCACCAGGAGGCCGACGCGGCGACCAACCCGCCGAGCCCCTTCGCCCCGTTCACCTTCGCGCAGTACGAAACACTGTTCAGCCGGGACATCACCCCCTTCCTCCTCAACTCGGCCATGGCCAGCGTCATTTCGACGCTGCTGGTGCTCGCCCTCGCGGTGCCGACGGCCTACGCGCTGTCCATCAAGCCGGTCGAGAAGTGGACCGACGTGATGTTCTTCTTCCTGTCCACGAAGTTCCTCCCGGCGATCGCGGCCCTGCTGCCGGTCTACCTGATCGTCAAGGACATCGGGATGCTGGACAACGTCTGGACCCTGATCGTCCTCTACACCGCCATGAACCTGCCGATCGCGGTCTGGATGATGCGCTCCTTCCTCGCCGAGGTCCCCAAGGAGATCCTGGAGGCGGCCGAGGTCGACGGGGCCAATCTGCTCACCGTGCTGTGGCGGGTCGTCGCGCCGGTCGCCATGCCCGGACTCGCAGCCACCTCGCTGATCTGCTTCATCTTCAGCTGGAACGAGTTCATGTTCGCCGTCAACCTCACCGCGACGCAGGCCTCCACCGCGCCGGTGTTCCTGGTCGGCTTCATCACCAACGAGGGCCTGTTCCTGGCCCGGCTGTGCGCCGCGGCCACGCTGGTGTCGCTGCCGGTCCTCATCGCCGGGTTCGCCGCGCAGGACAAGCTGGTGCGCGGGCTGTCACTGGGAGCGGTGAAGTGA
- a CDS encoding FAD-dependent monooxygenase: MGGSAVVVGGGIGGLAAAIGLRLIGWEVTVVERAPVPADAGAGISLHANGIRALDVLGVGEAVRAAARPQYTGGTRVPGGGRLARMDGTALERELGTPIVGIPRAVLHHMLRAALPSECLLVGTEAPSVDRTDVGRVRIPLGDTVLEADLVVAADGVGSRLRGLLFPRHPGPAYSGSTVLRAITEHPVELDTDFELTWGRGAEFGHIAFADGRAEWHAVFNSPPGVRHTDALAELRRRFGTWHDPIPALLGATRPDAVLHHDIHELATPLPAFTAGRIALLGDAAHAMTPNLGQGACQALEDAAVLTAALATEPTVASALARYDAERRPRSQSVARAARQAGRMGQQLTHPLAVAVRNTTLRLAPSRVTVRTILRHADWTPPGLG; the protein is encoded by the coding sequence ATGGGTGGCAGCGCGGTGGTGGTGGGCGGAGGCATCGGCGGGCTGGCCGCCGCGATCGGTCTGCGCCTGATCGGCTGGGAGGTCACGGTGGTCGAACGCGCCCCCGTCCCGGCCGACGCGGGTGCGGGCATCTCCCTGCACGCCAACGGCATCCGTGCCCTGGACGTCCTCGGCGTCGGCGAGGCGGTGCGCGCGGCTGCGCGTCCCCAGTACACCGGGGGCACCCGTGTCCCCGGTGGCGGCCGGCTGGCCAGGATGGACGGGACCGCTCTCGAGCGTGAGCTGGGCACGCCGATCGTCGGTATCCCGCGGGCCGTCCTGCATCACATGCTGCGCGCGGCACTGCCGTCCGAATGCCTGCTGGTCGGGACCGAGGCGCCGTCCGTCGACCGCACCGACGTCGGCCGGGTGCGGATACCGCTCGGGGACACCGTCCTGGAGGCGGATCTGGTCGTGGCCGCCGACGGAGTGGGCAGCCGGCTGCGCGGCCTGCTGTTCCCTCGGCACCCCGGCCCGGCCTACAGCGGGTCGACCGTGTTGCGTGCCATCACCGAGCACCCGGTCGAGCTGGACACCGACTTCGAGCTGACCTGGGGCAGGGGCGCCGAGTTCGGACACATCGCGTTCGCCGACGGCCGGGCCGAGTGGCACGCGGTGTTCAACTCGCCGCCCGGCGTGCGGCATACGGACGCGCTCGCCGAGCTGCGCCGACGGTTCGGCACCTGGCACGATCCGATCCCCGCGCTGCTGGGCGCGACCCGGCCCGACGCCGTCCTGCACCACGACATCCACGAACTGGCGACGCCCCTGCCCGCCTTCACCGCGGGCCGGATCGCGCTGCTCGGTGACGCGGCCCACGCCATGACCCCGAACCTCGGCCAGGGCGCCTGTCAAGCGCTGGAGGACGCGGCCGTGCTGACCGCCGCACTCGCCACCGAGCCCACCGTCGCCTCGGCGCTGGCCCGTTACGACGCCGAGCGCCGCCCGCGCAGCCAGTCCGTCGCACGCGCCGCCCGTCAGGCCGGCCGGATGGGTCAGCAACTGACGCACCCCCTGGCCGTCGCCGTGCGGAACACCACTCTCCGGCTGGCCCCCTCCCGCGTGACCGTCCGCACCATCCTGCGGCATGCCGACTGGACACCGCCGGGCCTGGGCTGA
- a CDS encoding carbohydrate ABC transporter permease, which translates to MTTLTAPPETAPPPIRPRTRSAASKWRRRIPLLPALVFTIVVTQLPFVATLVISTFQWNILRPGDRHFTGLSNYAFVFTDERLRAAVLNTAVLTASVVLISVLLGLCLAMLLDRRFPGRGLARTLLIAPFLVMPVAASLLWKHAIYNPDYGLLNGTLNGVYRLFGADHGPTVDWVSSYPMPAVVVSLVWQWTPFMMLIILAGLQAQPGDVLEAARVDGASAMATFRHITLPHLRQYLELGILLGTIYVVQTFDAVYTITQGGPGSQTTNLPYEIYLTMFRKYEYGEAAAAGVVVVLGSIVIATFALRTIASLFREEVSR; encoded by the coding sequence ATGACCACGCTCACCGCACCCCCCGAGACAGCACCACCGCCCATCCGTCCTCGAACGCGCTCTGCCGCCAGCAAGTGGCGGCGCCGCATCCCGCTGCTACCGGCGCTGGTCTTCACCATCGTCGTCACGCAGCTCCCCTTCGTGGCCACGCTCGTGATCTCCACCTTCCAGTGGAACATCCTCAGGCCGGGCGACCGGCACTTCACCGGCCTGTCCAACTACGCGTTCGTCTTCACCGACGAGCGGCTGCGCGCGGCCGTGCTGAACACCGCCGTCCTCACCGCCTCGGTGGTGCTGATCAGCGTGCTCCTCGGCCTCTGCCTGGCCATGCTGCTCGACCGCCGCTTCCCCGGCCGCGGACTGGCGCGCACCCTGCTCATCGCCCCGTTCCTCGTCATGCCGGTCGCGGCGTCGCTGCTGTGGAAGCACGCCATCTACAACCCCGACTACGGCCTGCTCAACGGCACCCTCAACGGCGTCTACCGGTTGTTCGGCGCCGACCACGGCCCGACGGTCGACTGGGTGTCCTCGTACCCCATGCCCGCCGTCGTGGTCTCGCTGGTCTGGCAGTGGACCCCGTTCATGATGCTGATCATCCTGGCCGGCCTCCAGGCGCAGCCCGGTGACGTGCTGGAGGCGGCCCGCGTGGACGGAGCGTCGGCCATGGCCACCTTCCGCCACATCACGCTGCCGCATCTTCGCCAGTACCTGGAGCTGGGCATCCTGCTCGGCACGATCTACGTCGTGCAGACCTTCGACGCGGTCTACACCATCACCCAGGGCGGCCCCGGCTCGCAGACGACCAACCTGCCCTACGAGATCTACCTGACCATGTTCCGCAAGTACGAGTACGGCGAGGCGGCCGCCGCCGGTGTCGTCGTCGTACTCGGCTCGATCGTGATCGCGACCTTCGCCCTGCGCACCATCGCGTCGCTGTTCCGCGAGGAGGTGTCCCGATGA
- a CDS encoding ABC transporter substrate-binding protein, producing the protein MPTARYTVIAGAAAIALMATGCAGAGGSDSSGGGKSINVLMVGNPQMEDIAKLTKDTFTKDTGIEVNFTVLPENELRDKVTQDIATQAGQYDVATIGAYEVPIWEKNGWLHELGSYADKDTSFDKADLLRPMVQSLSGSDGKLYALPFYGESSFLMYNKHVMKAKGITVPEHPTWQQIAEIAAKVDGAEPGMRGICLRGLAGWGELGAPLTSVVNTFGGTWFTKDWKAQVNSPAFKKATNFYVDLVRKHGEAGAAQAGFTECLNAMSQKKVAMWYDATSAAGSLEDPSSSKIAGHVGYAYAPTVETKSSGWLWSWAWAMPRTTKNADAASKFMLWASSKKYEKLVGEKLGWARVPAGKRASTYDIPQYQKAAGSFGDITLKSIEQADPSDPGVQPRPTVGIQYVAIPEFQDLGTKVTQEISAAIAGKTSVDKALNDGQKLAEAVAENYQK; encoded by the coding sequence ATGCCAACAGCCAGATACACCGTCATCGCAGGCGCCGCCGCCATAGCCCTGATGGCCACCGGATGCGCCGGGGCCGGAGGCAGCGACAGCTCCGGCGGCGGCAAGAGCATCAACGTACTGATGGTCGGCAACCCGCAGATGGAGGACATCGCGAAGCTGACCAAGGACACCTTCACGAAGGACACCGGCATCGAGGTGAACTTCACGGTCCTCCCCGAGAACGAGCTGCGCGACAAGGTCACCCAGGACATCGCCACCCAGGCCGGCCAGTACGACGTCGCCACGATCGGCGCCTACGAGGTACCCATCTGGGAGAAGAACGGCTGGCTGCACGAGCTCGGCTCCTACGCCGACAAGGACACGAGCTTCGACAAGGCCGACCTGCTGAGGCCCATGGTGCAGTCGCTGTCCGGTTCCGACGGCAAGCTCTACGCCCTGCCGTTCTACGGCGAGTCGTCCTTCCTCATGTACAACAAGCACGTCATGAAGGCGAAGGGCATCACGGTGCCCGAGCACCCGACCTGGCAGCAGATCGCCGAGATCGCGGCCAAGGTCGACGGCGCCGAGCCCGGCATGCGCGGCATCTGCCTGCGCGGGCTGGCCGGCTGGGGCGAGCTCGGCGCGCCGCTGACCTCCGTGGTCAACACCTTCGGCGGCACCTGGTTCACCAAGGACTGGAAGGCCCAGGTCAACAGCCCGGCGTTCAAGAAGGCCACCAACTTCTACGTCGACCTGGTCCGCAAGCACGGTGAGGCGGGCGCGGCGCAGGCCGGGTTCACCGAGTGCCTCAACGCCATGAGCCAGAAGAAGGTCGCGATGTGGTACGACGCGACCAGCGCGGCCGGGTCGCTTGAAGACCCCAGCTCCAGCAAGATCGCCGGGCACGTCGGCTACGCCTACGCGCCGACCGTCGAGACCAAGAGCAGCGGCTGGCTGTGGTCCTGGGCGTGGGCCATGCCCAGGACCACCAAGAACGCCGACGCCGCCTCGAAGTTCATGCTGTGGGCCTCCAGCAAGAAGTACGAGAAGCTGGTCGGCGAGAAGCTCGGCTGGGCACGCGTCCCCGCCGGCAAGCGGGCCAGCACATATGACATCCCGCAGTACCAGAAGGCCGCCGGGTCGTTCGGCGACATCACCCTGAAGTCCATCGAGCAGGCCGACCCGTCCGATCCGGGCGTCCAGCCCAGGCCCACGGTGGGCATCCAGTACGTGGCGATCCCCGAGTTCCAGGACCTGGGCACCAAGGTCACCCAGGAGATCTCCGCCGCGATCGCCGGCAAGACCAGCGTGGACAAGGCGCTGAACGACGGCCAGAAGCTCGCCGAGGCAGTCGCCGAGAACTACCAGAAGTGA
- a CDS encoding TetR/AcrR family transcriptional regulator, whose protein sequence is MATDRRTVLADAAIGVLAETGIRGLTHRAVDRAANLPAGTTSAYFRTRQALLTALVRRLVALDQAELQEIGDRTPVPRNAEELVAGIAAFVEERLTGDGRRRSLARYACALESVHHPELREILVPRRNAARQSVRDFLAAQGVADAEDRTVTLLTCVDGLVFDRLVGGGSVPEQEIRGLVAAALR, encoded by the coding sequence ATGGCCACAGATCGACGTACCGTCCTCGCCGACGCGGCGATCGGCGTGCTCGCCGAGACCGGCATCCGGGGACTGACCCATCGCGCGGTGGACCGGGCGGCGAACCTGCCGGCCGGAACCACGTCCGCCTACTTCCGCACCCGCCAGGCCCTGCTCACCGCACTGGTCCGGCGCCTGGTCGCCCTCGACCAGGCAGAACTCCAGGAGATCGGGGATCGGACGCCGGTGCCGCGGAATGCCGAGGAACTGGTGGCCGGGATCGCCGCCTTCGTCGAGGAGCGGCTCACCGGGGACGGACGGCGACGCTCCCTCGCGCGCTACGCGTGCGCCCTCGAGAGCGTGCACCACCCCGAGCTGCGGGAGATCCTCGTGCCGCGCCGGAACGCAGCACGGCAATCCGTACGCGACTTCCTGGCCGCGCAGGGCGTCGCGGACGCCGAGGACCGCACCGTCACGCTGCTGACCTGTGTGGACGGATTGGTCTTCGACCGCCTGGTGGGGGGCGGATCCGTGCCGGAGCAGGAGATCCGCGGACTGGTGGCGGCGGCGCTCCGATAG
- a CDS encoding NAD-dependent epimerase/dehydratase family protein has product MRILVTGGSGFLGQEICRRLVARGTTAPSLSSRPSITLESLGVRQHLGDLADPAAVSRALADCDAVIHNAALAGVSGPLTPYCFLRAAGLRATWCPALHAHGPPWVRPPSERFNHRVPKNISQDVLTMPTTSANNALHRRTCAPPSPPGRAGPASPPTTPSTRGPQPCQQPDTPSSQAPPP; this is encoded by the coding sequence ATGAGGATCCTGGTCACGGGCGGCAGCGGCTTCCTGGGGCAGGAGATCTGCCGCCGGCTCGTCGCCCGCGGCACCACAGCCCCCTCCCTCAGCAGCCGCCCGAGCATCACCCTGGAGAGCCTCGGCGTGCGGCAGCACCTGGGCGACCTCGCCGACCCGGCCGCCGTCTCCCGCGCGCTCGCCGACTGCGACGCCGTCATCCACAACGCCGCCCTGGCAGGCGTCAGCGGCCCGCTCACGCCGTACTGCTTCCTGCGCGCGGCCGGCCTCCGGGCCACCTGGTGCCCCGCCCTCCACGCCCACGGACCGCCCTGGGTTAGGCCCCCGTCAGAACGGTTCAACCATAGAGTTCCGAAAAATATCTCGCAAGATGTGTTAACAATGCCGACAACCTCTGCTAACAATGCTCTCCACCGGCGCACCTGCGCTCCTCCCTCTCCCCCCGGCAGAGCCGGCCCAGCGTCACCACCCACCACTCCCTCGACGAGAGGACCTCAGCCATGCCAACAGCCAGATACACCGTCATCGCAGGCGCCGCCGCCATAG